The following are from one region of the Vitis riparia cultivar Riparia Gloire de Montpellier isolate 1030 chromosome 9, EGFV_Vit.rip_1.0, whole genome shotgun sequence genome:
- the LOC117921460 gene encoding cytochrome c oxidase assembly factor 5-like, producing MSKSCKGLAMELVKCLSETDCVKVEKRSFKECCGEKSPSISSECVGLRETYFNCKRGQVDMRARIRGNKGY from the exons ATGTCAAAGTCTTGCAAGGGCTTGGCAATGGAGCTCGTAAAATGCCTCAGCGAAACCGATTGTGTTAAG GTTGAGAAGCGATCATTTAAGGAATGTTGTGGAGAGAAAAGCCCATCGATATCAAGTGAATGTGTGGGACTAAGGGAAACATATTTCAATTGCAAGAGAGGCCAG GTTGACATGCGAGCTAGGATTCGGGGAAACAAAGGCTACTAA